A single region of the Saprospiraceae bacterium genome encodes:
- a CDS encoding AAA family ATPase: protein MWQITDHLNWEAMRARFSWIRDMEGVLQDPIYHAEGDVAIHTQMVLEALLALEAFQVLDTQEQQVLIAAALLHDVEKRSTTQVDKDGRISSPGHAKKGEYTARQILFQDIVTPFHLREQVAKLVRYHGLPLWVFEKRDPLQFLLKASVEVDTRLLAILARADVLGRVCDDQADLLYSLDIFEEYCKEQQCFGQAYPFPSALSRFTYFQQEGGGSPLYAPYEDTWEEVILLAGLPGMGKDTYTAKHFPGWPVVSLDHLRRKFNITPRDQKGNGQMIQLALEEARGYLRRQQPFVWNATNITRNNRSRLISLFSSYKAKVRIVYIEAPFATWQKQNLQRDYAVPLLVMDKMLKKLEIPSLAEAHEVTIVL, encoded by the coding sequence ATGTGGCAGATAACAGATCATTTAAATTGGGAAGCCATGCGTGCTCGCTTTTCCTGGATAAGGGATATGGAAGGTGTTTTGCAGGACCCTATCTATCATGCAGAAGGAGATGTTGCCATCCATACCCAAATGGTACTAGAAGCATTGCTGGCCTTAGAGGCCTTCCAGGTATTGGATACGCAGGAGCAACAGGTTCTGATAGCCGCTGCCTTGTTACATGATGTAGAGAAGCGGTCGACTACCCAGGTAGATAAAGATGGCCGGATATCTTCGCCGGGGCATGCAAAAAAAGGCGAATACACAGCCCGGCAAATCTTGTTTCAGGATATAGTAACGCCCTTCCATTTGCGTGAGCAAGTGGCCAAGTTGGTGCGGTACCATGGTTTACCACTGTGGGTATTCGAAAAACGAGACCCTTTGCAGTTTTTGCTCAAAGCAAGTGTAGAAGTAGACACACGTCTGTTGGCTATATTAGCACGGGCTGATGTATTGGGTCGCGTTTGCGATGATCAGGCTGATCTCTTATATAGCCTTGATATTTTTGAGGAATATTGTAAAGAGCAGCAGTGTTTTGGTCAAGCTTATCCCTTTCCTTCTGCATTGTCGCGCTTTACCTATTTTCAGCAAGAGGGTGGGGGCAGTCCATTGTATGCACCCTATGAGGATACCTGGGAAGAGGTGATTTTATTAGCAGGTCTTCCGGGGATGGGGAAAGACACCTATACCGCCAAACACTTTCCTGGCTGGCCTGTTGTGTCACTGGACCATTTGAGGCGGAAGTTTAACATAACACCAAGGGATCAAAAGGGGAATGGTCAAATGATCCAGTTGGCATTGGAAGAAGCGCGAGGCTATCTGCGAAGGCAGCAGCCATTTGTCTGGAATGCTACGAATATCACCCGAAACAACCGAAGCCGATTGATCAGTCTCTTTTCTTCTTATAAGGCTAAAGTCCGAATCGTTTACATCGAAGCACCTTTTGCCACCTGGCAAAAACAGAATTTGCAGAGAGATTATGCGGTGCCTCTATTGGTGATGGATAAGATGTTGAAAAAATTGGAGATCCCCTCCTTAGCGGAAGCGCATGAAGTGACCATAGTACTGTAG